A stretch of Cucumis sativus cultivar 9930 chromosome 2, Cucumber_9930_V3, whole genome shotgun sequence DNA encodes these proteins:
- the LOC101212091 gene encoding eukaryotic translation initiation factor 6-2 encodes MATRLMFENSCEIGVFSKLTNSYCLVAIGGSEDFYSTFEAELGAVIPVVKTSIHGTRIIGRLCAGNKNGLLLPHTTTDQELQHLRNSLPDQVVVQRIQERLSALGNTIACNDHVALAHTDLDRETEDLIADVLGVEVFRQTVAGNDLVGSYCSFTNRGGLVHPHTSIEDLDELSTLLQVPLVAGTVNRGSAVIAAGLTANDWTAFCGSDTSATELSVIESVFKLREAQPSSIVEEMRKSLIDSYV; translated from the exons ATGGCGACCA gGCTTATGTTTGAAAACTCATGTGAAATTGGAGTTTTCTCCAAGCTCACTAATTCGTACTGTCTGGTTGCAATTGGTGGTTCTGAGGATTTCTatag tACCTTTGAAGCTGAATTAGGTGCTGTCATTCCCGTGGTTAAAACATCTATTCATGGCACTCGCATTATTGGTCGTCTATGTGCTG gaaataaaaatGGGCTTCTTCTACCACACACCACTACTGACCAAG AACTCCAGCACTTGAGGAACAGCCTACCTGACCAAGTTGTTGTTCAACGTATACAAGAGAGATTGTCTGCTCTGGGGAATACAATTGCTTGTAATGATCATGTCGCTCTCGCACATACTGATCTTGATCGG GAAACTGAAGATCTCATTGCTGATGTTCTGGGAGTTGAGGTCTTTAGGCAGACAGTAGCAGGCAACGACCTCGTGGGAAGCTACTGTAGCTTCACAAACAGGGGTGGCTTG GTTCATCCACATACATCTATTGAAGATCTAGATGAGCTATCAACTCTTCTTCAGGTCCCATTAGTTGCTGGAACCGTGAATCGTGGAAGTGCGGTGATTGCTGCTGGGTTGACAGCAAATGACTGGACTGCATTTTGTGGTTCAGACACCAGTGCCACCGAGTTATCGGTCATTGAGAGTGTTTTCAAATTGAGGGAGGCTCAACCAAGTTCCATTGTTGAAGAAATGAGGAAGTCACTAATAGACAGTTACGTATGA